In the genome of Deinococcus humi, the window TGATCCGGAGACTGGTCGGGAGCCGGGTGCTGTTCATCAATGGAGCAGGGCTGGAGCCGTGGTTGCCGCAGGTGCGGGCCTCTGCGCCGTCGGTGCCTGCCCGCACCCTGACCAGTGGCCTCAAGCTGCGCGAGGGGGATGAGGAAGAGGGCGAGGACCATGTTAGAGAGGAACACAGCGACTTTGATCCCCACGCGTGGTGGGATCTTGGGCTGGCGGCAGGCTATGTCAGGAACATTCAGGCCACCCTCAGCACCCTCGATCCAGCGGGTAAGGCAGACTATGTCAGCAACACAACGACGTACCTTAAAAAGCTGAGCGAAGCTGATGTCTACGCGAAAAGGCAGTTCGCCACGCTGCCTGCCAGCAAACATCAGATCGTGACCAACCACGATGCCCTGAATTATTTCGCCGCCCGTTACGGCCTGAAACTGGTGGGCGCAGTGATTCCTGGCCTGAGTACCGAGCGTGAGCCGAGCGCCCGTGAGCTGGCGACGTTGATCACGACGGTCAAGCAGAGCGGCGCAAAGGTGATCTTCACCGAGAACACGGTCGACACCCGCCTTGCCCAGGCGCTGGCGAAAGAAACCGGCGCGCGGATCGCCCCGCCGCTATACACCGACGCGCTGGGGCCACGCGGCAGCTCGGGCGAGACCTTTCTGAAAGCCTTCCGCTTCAATTTGGATCAAATGATCAAAGAACTGAAGTGACCCTCGCCCTTCATTCTTCAGGCTGATTCACGTAGGTCTGGGTTCCACCATCGATCCTGCCCCGCATCCATTTCTTGAGGGGCAGGAGGCGGACTGGCTTGATGGCGAAGGTTGGCGCAGAGCATCAACGGCACAGATCCAATCAATTTCACTCGTAGGCATGGTGCCCCTGCGCCTTTCCTGCCTAGAATCAAGAGAAGGCAACACCTTCCCTCCCACAACCTGCAGGTCTCATTCACGCACGTGGTTTATTGCCGGGCCAATCAGGCCAGCGATGTACGCTTTAAACAGGCAATAGTGAGCGACGCGTCCTTTCGTTTACAGGGGCGTTCTGCCTGGGGAGACCCCTGCCGTGCCTAGCCCATCAGAAGACGATCTCCCGAACTGCAGGCTCAAGATCCTGACCAATTTAGTCGGGTTTATACTCGTGAGGCATGACCGCCCTTTCTCGTCCTCCCGCTGCTCCTTTCGCTTCCTCATTGATCCGACGTTTTCTGGCCTACTATCGGCCACATCGCCGTCTCTTTCTGCTTGACTTTGGCTGCGCGGTGTTGGCTGGACTGCTGGAACTGGGTTTTCCAGTGGCCATCCAGGCATTCATTGACCGCCTGCTA includes:
- a CDS encoding metal ABC transporter solute-binding protein, Zn/Mn family, producing the protein MKGLILTSLLGLGSAQAASLQVSVSNSILSDLVRNVGGERMSINEIVPTGVDPHTFQPSASVIRRLVGSRVLFINGAGLEPWLPQVRASAPSVPARTLTSGLKLREGDEEEGEDHVREEHSDFDPHAWWDLGLAAGYVRNIQATLSTLDPAGKADYVSNTTTYLKKLSEADVYAKRQFATLPASKHQIVTNHDALNYFAARYGLKLVGAVIPGLSTEREPSARELATLITTVKQSGAKVIFTENTVDTRLAQALAKETGARIAPPLYTDALGPRGSSGETFLKAFRFNLDQMIKELK